Genomic segment of Pongo pygmaeus isolate AG05252 chromosome 1, NHGRI_mPonPyg2-v2.0_pri, whole genome shotgun sequence:
ggaaggaggagaagtaCCATGCACTTGGGTTGAAGCGGGGATCTCAGCACATCTGAGCAGGGGTCTCAAGAACTCACAGAAGTCAGGGCTCCAAGTAAAGCAGCTTTATTGTTGCTGAACTGAAGGGGTGAATGGAAGAGAGCAGTAGCAGCGTGGCTCAGCCTAGTTCTCGCTTCTCTAGAGCTGGGGATCAGGAAGTGTTTCTCAGCCCAAATGAGAGGTTGAGGGCCTGGCTTTCCAAGGGGGAATTAGTACCCAAAGGTGGGGTAGGGAGAGAGTAACTGCACCTGTGCCTCAACTCTTCTGGGCTCAGTCGCCTTCACACTCTTCCTCTTTGCAGTGGTAGGTTGTGCCCCCACTTAGGCAGCGCAGCTTTTGACGAGCCCTCCTAGGCTTCTGAACCTCAGGCCTTTGGGAACTGGAATGACAGCCTTCTGAATGGGGAGCACCACAAGGAGTCGAGTAGGGAGCTAGGCAGGGGTTTGATCTTTGGGGAGGGGAGCATTTGGGAACATTTGGAGGCTTCCAAGATTGCTGCTTCTGCTGTGACATTGCTTGGCTACCAAGTCGAATCTGGAAGAAAAATAGTTATATCAGGGACCCAGGCAGCTTGGGCTTCTGTTTCTCTCCTCCACAAACTGGAGCTGTCAAAAATGGAGTCCAGCATTTACAACCCACTGAACTCCATCTCAGGAGGAGAAAAACGGACTTGAAAGGACTAAATATTTGGGAGTAAATCTTCCCAGGGGACTCACTTACTAATAACCATGTTAATGATATATGCttcctttaagaaaaaagaagacaaattgtACTTAGTTGAGCTGACAGTTTACTTTTCCCAGCCCAATAT
This window contains:
- the LCE6A gene encoding late cornified envelope protein 6A, with amino-acid sequence MSQQKQQSWKPPNVPKCSPPQRSNPCLAPYSTPCGAPHSEGCHSSSQRPEVQKPRRARQKLRCLSGGTTYHCKEEECEGD